Proteins encoded in a region of the Borrelia hermsii DAH genome:
- a CDS encoding DUF1506 family protein → MIGLNLAITDNITRYSRPMFLFKKSLIRNKSNASYERKVDKETSIKFDGVFLFKGEDNIELFGSNIFTKEIYAKVYTLNKVDFDLEDQVQVDDDLMEIVSISKYCNVYLQERIIYTVLMLRKL, encoded by the coding sequence ATGATTGGTCTTAATTTAGCTATAACTGATAATATTACAAGGTATTCAAGGCCAATGTTTTTATTTAAGAAAAGTTTAATTAGGAATAAAAGCAATGCTTCTTATGAGCGGAAGGTCGATAAAGAGACTTCTATTAAGTTTGATGGCGTGTTTTTATTTAAGGGTGAAGATAATATTGAACTTTTCGGTTCAAATATATTCACAAAAGAAATTTATGCCAAGGTTTATACCTTGAATAAGGTTGATTTTGATTTGGAGGATCAGGTACAAGTGGATGATGATTTGATGGAGATTGTAAGTATAAGTAAGTATTGTAATGTGTACTTGCAAGAAAGGATCATCTATACCGTTTTAATGCTAAGGAAGCTTTAA
- a CDS encoding DUF3890 domain-containing protein, which translates to MDNDLDKIYAKVLSLLMLSSDELNFKEFNVYVELLEDVLLSKGLGLGDLSMSKVFLLIYYFLGCELKKRGKLLRFDFNKVKSERLNEISVEYSDYVLRDEALSKDFCVAFSNLVEEIKACKRALIGVV; encoded by the coding sequence ATGGATAATGATTTAGATAAGATTTATGCTAAAGTACTAAGTCTACTGATGCTTAGTTCTGATGAGCTTAATTTTAAAGAATTTAATGTATATGTGGAATTACTTGAGGATGTTTTGCTTAGCAAAGGTTTAGGCCTTGGGGATTTAAGTATGAGCAAGGTATTTTTACTTATTTATTATTTTCTTGGGTGTGAACTTAAGAAAAGAGGCAAGCTTTTACGTTTTGATTTTAATAAAGTTAAGTCTGAGCGATTAAATGAGATATCGGTGGAATATTCAGATTACGTATTACGTGATGAGGCTTTAAGTAAAGATTTTTGCGTTGCTTTTAGTAATCTTGTAGAAGAAATTAAGGCTTGCAAGAGGGCATTAATAGGGGTTGTATGA
- a CDS encoding DUF228 domain-containing protein, with product MPDKSELEASLAKLTGEKNKLDRELAALKANKQASVLEQLKNSSTYPSVFDKSSQFGASDVYFSHRGVLLYSLADKFENYQADDFCYKRGVKLVIDNGNSPRVARGGGNDLYGICIDYDDFTKTATVISIASSFECILLSNANVKAGDKLVFGSMGVLAKIGADATYMHAMALSDASEFKDRPGLCGAKVMVISKILHKFFGS from the coding sequence ATGCCAGATAAATCTGAATTAGAGGCAAGTTTAGCTAAACTTACTGGAGAGAAAAATAAACTTGATCGTGAACTTGCAGCTTTAAAGGCAAATAAGCAAGCATCAGTCTTAGAGCAGCTTAAAAATTCTAGCACATATCCATCTGTTTTTGATAAGTCCAGTCAGTTTGGAGCATCTGATGTTTATTTTTCCCATAGGGGAGTGTTGCTATATTCTTTAGCAGATAAATTTGAAAATTATCAGGCTGATGATTTCTGCTATAAACGTGGAGTTAAACTGGTTATTGATAATGGAAACTCACCCCGCGTAGCACGTGGTGGTGGTAATGATCTTTATGGGATTTGCATAGATTATGATGATTTTACAAAAACAGCAACAGTTATATCAATTGCTAGTAGTTTTGAGTGTATTTTACTCTCAAATGCTAATGTTAAAGCTGGTGATAAATTGGTTTTTGGTAGTATGGGAGTACTTGCAAAGATTGGTGCAGATGCTACTTACATGCATGCAATGGCTTTAAGTGATGCTTCTGAGTTTAAAGATAGGCCTGGACTTTGTGGTGCAAAGGTTATGGTTATATCTAAGATTTTACATAAGTTTTTTGGTAGTTAG
- a CDS encoding DUF1357 family protein produces MENADIKVSDELKRDISPNQSLSNNNINTIDSNVNATTVNTNLNTNTVNNDELLGRAVWITRLADDNLSLSYSTQELLSSGHSLVEVLDIQVCELIKKYVDEKQILAVAGSLDIVNLNDKTKDILLRLASIDTFKNSNNSYGLMTFNKGNTREALNLRNTNNTIKDYKDLRQAMLNEWMQIRQDFYNVKL; encoded by the coding sequence ATGGAAAACGCTGATATTAAAGTTTCAGATGAACTTAAAAGAGATATTTCTCCAAATCAGAGTTTAAGTAATAATAATATTAATACTATTGATAGCAATGTTAATGCTACTACTGTTAATACTAATCTTAATACTAATACTGTGAATAATGATGAATTACTAGGTAGAGCTGTTTGGATAACCAGACTTGCTGATGATAATTTAAGTTTAAGTTATAGCACGCAAGAGCTTTTAAGCTCGGGGCATTCATTAGTTGAGGTTTTAGATATTCAAGTATGTGAGCTTATTAAAAAATATGTTGATGAAAAGCAGATACTGGCAGTTGCAGGAAGTCTTGATATTGTAAATTTAAATGATAAGACTAAGGATATACTCTTAAGGCTTGCAAGTATTGATACATTTAAGAACAGTAATAATTCATATGGTTTAATGACCTTTAATAAGGGTAATACAAGAGAGGCATTAAATTTACGAAATACGAATAATACAATAAAGGATTATAAAGATTTAAGACAAGCAATGCTTAATGAGTGGATGCAAATTAGGCAAGACTTTTATAATGTTAAATTATGA
- a CDS encoding anti-CBASS protein Acb1 family protein, with protein MIFKKGINNFENILFNKYSIDPLKLYRHSLFFRNYIENSAEDALRSGIKLDFLNSTTLDLNDLQPLSLELKEALLEAMISYRFNGAGYILIKPKVLDEDLSKSVNDELPVGFKYLDYKRIRDNYGSNYLEYLQDDGTSIILHKSRVIIYENFDYVLGEHTPVYTQSLLLDICLLEQIYSEIERRIGQYNFLFYKDEQLVELMETLHDAKNQISLDAKGKGLFSTFFNSNLNLNKDLGTVEATLNRMLEKIKDGLSNEGIVYSADENASLQVIKYDLSFLKDAFELVKAKIGADTKEPLTRSFNEQVKGLGSDGKGDRANYIDFLHTVQESVALSVNLKLNKHYRLNMRFNDLAVLSDEQKLSRDIRLLDVYSKYLEIIKTHSLSSDEIEILKSKLHFDLRF; from the coding sequence ATGATATTTAAAAAAGGTATAAATAATTTTGAAAATATATTATTTAATAAATATTCAATCGACCCATTAAAACTTTACAGACATTCATTATTTTTTAGGAATTACATAGAAAACTCAGCAGAAGATGCATTAAGATCTGGGATTAAATTAGATTTTTTAAATTCCACCACACTTGATTTAAATGATTTGCAACCTTTAAGTTTAGAACTTAAAGAAGCGCTTCTTGAAGCCATGATAAGTTATAGGTTTAATGGAGCAGGATATATTTTAATTAAGCCTAAGGTGCTAGATGAGGATTTAAGCAAGAGTGTTAATGATGAGTTACCAGTTGGATTTAAGTATTTAGATTATAAGCGGATAAGAGATAATTACGGTAGTAATTATTTAGAATATCTTCAAGATGATGGTACGTCTATTATCTTGCATAAGAGTCGAGTTATAATTTATGAAAATTTTGATTATGTACTAGGAGAGCATACTCCAGTCTATACTCAAAGCCTGCTTTTAGATATTTGTCTTTTAGAACAGATATACTCAGAGATTGAAAGGCGCATTGGGCAATATAATTTCTTGTTTTATAAAGATGAACAATTAGTTGAGCTTATGGAGACTTTGCATGATGCTAAGAATCAGATTAGTCTTGATGCTAAGGGTAAGGGATTATTTTCTACATTTTTTAATAGTAATTTAAATTTAAATAAAGATTTAGGCACGGTTGAAGCTACTCTTAATCGTATGCTTGAGAAAATAAAGGATGGTTTGAGTAATGAGGGAATAGTTTATAGTGCTGATGAGAACGCAAGTTTACAGGTTATAAAGTACGATCTTTCATTTTTAAAGGATGCATTTGAACTTGTAAAAGCAAAAATTGGTGCTGACACAAAAGAACCACTAACAAGAAGTTTTAATGAACAGGTCAAGGGTTTGGGAAGTGATGGCAAGGGAGATAGGGCTAATTATATTGATTTTTTGCATACAGTGCAAGAATCAGTTGCACTATCAGTTAATCTTAAGCTTAATAAGCATTACAGACTTAATATGCGTTTTAATGATTTAGCTGTATTGAGTGATGAACAAAAATTATCAAGAGACATAAGATTACTTGATGTTTATTCTAAATATCTAGAGATTATAAAGACTCATTCTTTAAGTAGTGATGAGATTGAGATATTAAAGAGTAAGTTACATTTTGATTTAAGATTTTGA
- a CDS encoding DUF871 domain-containing protein, whose product MREIGISIYPTVSSKSKIKEYIEKSASLGFTRVFTSLLYIDGDEFIAFKEVLDVARQYNMKAVVDVTPEIFRKLNIDLRDLRNCYKLDYFKKLGVWGIRLDDSFTGIEEALMTFNDHDLKIELNMTSVNNHMNTIMFFKPNKDNLLGCHNFYPHKYTGLSREFFRKKTQAFKHNSVPTAAFVTSTVAEEDVRGINKDGVPTLEEHRNKDIEIQTKDLFREGMDAVLISNCFPSDLELKKVSRVNRYVLELKAKLNPKITPLEREVVLDNLHFNRGDLTSYRIRSSQPRNYYKGQNFMVHSPAAIKRGDLLIDSSEYLGYSGEFQIALKDTPNNGLVNVVGRIDEDELYLIDQIEAWEKFKIVESK is encoded by the coding sequence ATGAGAGAAATAGGAATATCGATATATCCAACTGTAAGTTCAAAAAGTAAAATTAAGGAGTATATTGAAAAAAGTGCATCTTTGGGGTTTACGAGAGTATTTACATCGCTACTTTATATTGATGGGGATGAATTTATTGCCTTTAAGGAAGTGCTTGATGTGGCAAGACAATATAATATGAAGGCAGTTGTAGATGTTACTCCTGAAATTTTTAGGAAACTTAATATTGATTTAAGGGATCTGAGAAATTGTTATAAACTTGATTATTTCAAAAAACTTGGGGTATGGGGGATTAGACTTGACGATTCATTTACAGGAATTGAAGAAGCCTTAATGACCTTTAATGATCATGACTTAAAAATTGAATTAAATATGACTAGTGTTAACAATCATATGAATACAATAATGTTTTTTAAGCCAAATAAGGATAATTTACTTGGATGTCATAATTTTTATCCTCATAAATACACAGGTCTCTCAAGAGAGTTTTTTAGAAAAAAAACACAAGCATTTAAGCATAACTCGGTACCAACAGCTGCATTTGTAACTTCAACTGTAGCAGAAGAAGATGTAAGAGGAATTAACAAAGATGGTGTCCCAACATTAGAAGAACATAGAAATAAAGATATTGAGATTCAAACTAAAGATCTCTTTAGAGAAGGAATGGATGCTGTATTAATTTCAAATTGCTTTCCAAGTGATTTAGAGCTAAAAAAAGTATCTAGAGTTAATAGGTATGTACTTGAACTTAAAGCCAAATTAAATCCTAAGATAACTCCTTTAGAAAGAGAGGTAGTCTTAGACAATTTGCACTTTAATAGAGGAGATCTGACTTCTTATAGAATTAGGTCAAGTCAGCCTAGGAATTACTACAAGGGTCAAAACTTTATGGTACATTCACCTGCGGCGATTAAAAGAGGCGATCTATTAATAGATTCTTCAGAATATTTAGGATATAGTGGAGAATTTCAAATAGCACTTAAAGATACACCTAATAATGGACTTGTTAATGTGGTTGGAAGAATAGATGAAGATGAATTATATCTTATAGATCAGATAGAAGCTTGGGAAAAATTTAAAATTGTAGAATCTAAATAA
- a CDS encoding PTS sugar transporter subunit IIB, which translates to MNILLVCGAGMSTSMLMQRMAKYAKDNNIDANIDAVAEAKFIEIIDNFDIALVAPQIRFKKGKLEEITKPKGIPLELINTIDYGTMNGENVLKLAINALSANKV; encoded by the coding sequence ATGAATATATTACTCGTATGTGGTGCTGGTATGTCTACTAGTATGTTAATGCAAAGAATGGCAAAATATGCTAAAGATAATAATATAGATGCAAATATCGATGCGGTAGCAGAAGCAAAATTTATTGAAATAATTGATAATTTTGATATTGCTTTGGTAGCGCCACAAATAAGATTTAAAAAAGGCAAACTAGAAGAAATCACAAAACCAAAAGGGATTCCCCTTGAATTAATAAATACAATTGATTATGGAACAATGAATGGTGAGAATGTATTGAAGCTCGCTATTAATGCATTGTCTGCAAATAAAGTTTAG
- a CDS encoding PTS lactose/cellobiose transporter subunit IIA, producing the protein MKNKEYTTEELIDNVSMPVVAYAGEAKSFLREALGAAKAGDYEKSQEMMEMSRSSLAKAYDAHKDVVQYSVTNPEFIKIPFILIHAEDHLMSAVSDLSIFEELITVYKVINELKK; encoded by the coding sequence ATGAAGAATAAAGAATATACAACCGAAGAGTTAATAGATAATGTAAGTATGCCTGTTGTGGCTTATGCTGGGGAAGCTAAAAGCTTTTTAAGAGAAGCGCTAGGTGCAGCTAAAGCTGGGGATTATGAAAAATCACAAGAAATGATGGAGATGAGTAGGTCGTCCCTTGCAAAGGCATATGATGCACATAAAGATGTGGTGCAATATTCAGTAACAAATCCAGAGTTTATTAAAATACCATTTATTTTAATTCATGCTGAGGATCATTTGATGTCAGCAGTTTCTGACTTAAGTATTTTTGAGGAATTAATAACTGTTTATAAGGTGATTAACGAACTTAAAAAATAA
- the celB gene encoding PTS cellobiose transporter subunit IIC: protein MNFQEFIENKLMPIASKTASNKYLSAIKDGFIASMPFLIVGSFVLLLVNLPLVDPNNFLYQQWYVDLMSKYKANLIQPFYVSMGIMTIFVSFGIGYSLSNAYKINGITGGLLSLFTFLILCGQSDQIPYGGDVPKWAILPGASFPIIDARYLGAQGIFTGIIVAILSVELYRFLVSRKIIIKLPESVPPAVARSFEALIPVILLTIIAQTINIAVQSTTGTLLPEIMMNIFRPMLNISDSLFGSLMIVFIIHIFWFCGIHGGALVSVFLSPVSLTNLEINARALSNNLPLPHILSGGFLDVFVHIGGSGTTLGLTIAMIMSKVPHLRNIGKIALAPGIFNINEPIIFGAPIVLNPILGIPFILVPLINTTIAYSLTNFGVIERVSTLMPWTTPAALAAFISTGLDPKALILSLCSLALSVLLYLPFLKAYEKVLLRQEKTHNKKITVGKKNNN from the coding sequence ATGAACTTTCAAGAATTTATTGAAAATAAATTAATGCCTATTGCAAGCAAAACCGCTTCAAATAAATACTTAAGTGCCATCAAAGATGGATTTATAGCATCAATGCCGTTTTTAATAGTAGGGTCTTTCGTACTCCTTTTAGTTAATTTACCGTTAGTTGATCCTAATAATTTTTTATACCAACAGTGGTATGTTGATTTGATGAGCAAATATAAAGCAAATCTTATTCAACCATTTTATGTAAGTATGGGAATTATGACTATCTTTGTGTCCTTTGGCATTGGATATAGTCTGTCAAACGCCTATAAGATAAATGGTATTACGGGCGGTCTTTTATCTCTCTTCACATTTCTCATTTTATGCGGTCAATCAGATCAGATACCTTATGGAGGAGATGTACCTAAATGGGCCATTTTGCCTGGAGCATCGTTTCCCATTATTGATGCTAGATATCTTGGTGCACAAGGAATATTTACAGGTATTATTGTTGCCATTTTATCAGTTGAACTTTATAGGTTTTTAGTGAGCAGAAAAATAATAATTAAGCTCCCAGAAAGCGTTCCTCCTGCGGTTGCAAGATCATTTGAAGCTTTAATTCCTGTCATTTTACTTACAATTATTGCTCAAACTATAAATATTGCGGTTCAAAGCACAACTGGTACTCTACTCCCAGAAATAATGATGAATATATTCAGACCAATGCTAAATATTAGTGATTCTTTATTTGGCTCTTTAATGATTGTCTTCATAATTCACATATTTTGGTTTTGTGGTATTCATGGGGGTGCTCTGGTTTCGGTCTTTTTAAGTCCAGTAAGTTTAACTAATCTTGAAATTAATGCAAGAGCTTTGTCAAATAATCTCCCACTTCCTCATATTTTATCTGGAGGATTTCTTGATGTGTTTGTACATATCGGTGGAAGTGGAACAACTCTTGGACTTACTATTGCCATGATAATGAGCAAGGTTCCACACCTAAGGAATATTGGTAAAATTGCACTAGCTCCTGGTATTTTTAATATCAATGAACCTATAATCTTTGGTGCTCCAATTGTTTTAAATCCTATCTTAGGTATCCCTTTTATATTAGTTCCATTAATAAATACAACTATTGCGTATTCACTAACAAATTTTGGAGTAATTGAAAGAGTTAGCACTTTAATGCCCTGGACAACCCCAGCAGCACTAGCAGCTTTTATTTCTACTGGACTTGATCCTAAAGCTCTTATATTATCTTTGTGCTCATTAGCGCTCTCCGTATTGCTTTATTTGCCTTTCCTAAAAGCTTATGAAAAAGTACTCTTAAGACAGGAAAAAACACATAATAAAAAAATTACAGTAGGCAAAAAAAATAATAATTAA
- a CDS encoding BTA121 domain-containing protein surface lipoprotein gives MDIYNCIYNNKLKIIMMIIILFLLNSCNFKDKDLCKRVQCEHGKGDVIKKPKDSRTPVLVLLDDFNFSDEYKEAVLYVQKALTNPNVGAPNDKTYTDAEFYDLLVNLGKDRLENCVKVIFLTLRVRKCAVDAIESLKDQANKDKFNTDLAAIDADYSGFLKLIGSGDTVDQIYGMMINHDDGDKFESIKDTAHNAFLGEMRQRVP, from the coding sequence ATGGATATTTATAATTGTATTTATAATAATAAATTAAAAATAATTATGATGATAATAATATTATTTTTATTAAATAGTTGTAACTTCAAAGATAAAGATTTGTGTAAGCGTGTGCAATGTGAGCATGGAAAGGGCGATGTAATAAAAAAACCAAAGGATTCCAGAACACCTGTTCTAGTTTTATTAGATGACTTTAATTTTTCTGATGAATACAAGGAAGCTGTTTTGTATGTTCAAAAAGCATTAACTAATCCAAATGTAGGAGCTCCGAATGACAAGACTTATACTGATGCTGAATTTTACGATTTATTAGTTAACTTGGGTAAAGACAGGCTTGAAAACTGCGTGAAAGTAATTTTCTTGACTTTGAGGGTACGAAAATGTGCTGTTGATGCTATTGAGTCTTTAAAGGATCAAGCTAATAAAGATAAATTTAATACAGATCTTGCTGCTATTGATGCAGATTATTCAGGTTTTTTAAAATTGATTGGTAGTGGAGATACTGTTGATCAGATATATGGCATGATGATAAATCATGATGATGGTGACAAATTTGAAAGCATTAAGGACACAGCTCATAATGCTTTTCTAGGTGAAATGCGACAGAGAGTGCCTTAA
- a CDS encoding BTA121 domain-containing protein surface lipoprotein: protein MDIYNNKLKIIMMIIILFLLNSCNFKDKDLCKRVQCEHEKSGAIKKQDERKEPNDSKTPVQILLDGFNFSDEYKEAVLYIQKALTDPNVGSPDDKIYTDAEFYDLLVKLGKDRLENCAKVTLLTFRVRKGAVDAIASLKDQAKKDELNTELAAIDANYFDCLKLIGNGDTVDQIYSSVINHDDGYKFEIIKDTAHALFLDEMRQRVP from the coding sequence ATGGATATTTATAATAATAAATTAAAAATAATTATGATGATAATAATATTATTTTTATTGAATAGTTGTAACTTCAAAGATAAAGATTTGTGTAAGCGTGTGCAATGTGAGCATGAAAAGAGTGGTGCAATAAAAAAACAAGATGAAAGAAAAGAACCAAATGACTCCAAAACGCCCGTTCAAATTTTATTAGATGGCTTTAATTTTTCTGATGAATACAAGGAAGCTGTTTTGTATATTCAAAAAGCATTAACTGATCCAAATGTAGGATCTCCGGATGACAAGATTTATACTGATGCTGAATTTTACGATTTATTAGTTAAATTGGGTAAAGACAGGCTTGAAAACTGCGCGAAAGTAACTTTATTAACTTTTAGGGTACGAAAAGGTGCTGTTGATGCTATTGCGTCTTTAAAGGATCAGGCCAAGAAAGATGAACTTAATACAGAGCTTGCTGCTATTGATGCAAATTATTTTGATTGTTTAAAATTGATTGGCAATGGAGATACTGTTGATCAGATATATAGTAGCGTGATAAATCATGATGATGGTTACAAATTTGAAATCATTAAGGACACAGCTCATGCTCTTTTTCTAGATGAAATGCGACAGAGAGTACCTTAG
- a CDS encoding BTA121 domain-containing protein surface lipoprotein has protein sequence MDIYNNKLKIIMMIIILFLLNSCKFKDEALGSEHGKGDAMKKLDGNEKLKDARTPIQILLDGFNFSDEYKEAVLYIQKALTDPNVGGLNDKTYTDAEFYDLLVNLGKDRLENCTRATLLAFRVRKDIVDAIEALKDQAKKDEFNANLAVIDGQYLGFLKFMGSTDIADQVYERMSSHADDYRFEGLRKTVHDVFQNGIQQRVP, from the coding sequence ATGGATATTTATAATAATAAATTAAAAATAATTATGATGATAATAATATTATTTTTATTAAATAGTTGTAAATTCAAAGATGAAGCTTTGGGTAGTGAGCATGGAAAAGGTGATGCAATGAAAAAACTAGATGGAAATGAAAAACTAAAGGATGCCAGAACACCTATTCAAATTTTATTAGATGGCTTTAATTTTTCTGATGAATACAAGGAAGCTGTTTTGTATATTCAAAAAGCACTAACTGATCCAAATGTAGGAGGCCTAAATGACAAGACTTATACTGATGCTGAATTTTACGATTTATTAGTTAACTTGGGTAAAGACAGGCTTGAAAACTGCACAAGAGCAACTTTATTGGCTTTTAGGGTGCGAAAAGATATTGTTGATGCTATTGAGGCTTTAAAGGATCAAGCTAAGAAAGATGAATTTAATGCAAATCTTGCTGTTATTGACGGACAGTATTTAGGTTTTTTAAAATTTATGGGCAGTACAGATATTGCTGATCAGGTATATGAGAGGATGTCAAGTCATGCTGATGATTACAGATTTGAAGGTCTTAGGAAAACAGTCCATGATGTTTTTCAAAATGGGATACAGCAGAGAGTACCTTAA
- a CDS encoding BTA121 domain-containing protein surface lipoprotein has protein sequence MDIYNNKLKIIMMIIILLLNSCKFKDEALGSEHGKGDAMKKLEENEKLEENEKLEENEKLDGNEKLKDARTPIQILLDGFNFSDEYKEAVFYIKKPLTDPNAGAPSNKTYTDAEFYDLLVNLGKERLENIVEGMSVTLRTRKGIVDAIESLKDQAKKDELDFYLVVVDKQYFSFLKSLGSENTVDLVYGGLISHTGSILFESIKTKFPDVFQNGVQQRVP, from the coding sequence ATGGATATTTATAATAATAAATTAAAAATAATTATGATGATAATAATATTATTATTAAATAGTTGTAAATTCAAAGATGAAGCTTTGGGTAGTGAGCATGGAAAGGGTGATGCAATGAAAAAACTAGAGGAAAATGAAAAACTAGAGGAAAATGAAAAACTAGAGGAAAATGAAAAACTAGATGGAAATGAAAAACTAAAGGATGCCAGAACACCTATTCAAATTTTATTAGATGGTTTTAATTTTTCTGATGAATACAAAGAAGCTGTTTTTTATATAAAAAAGCCATTAACTGATCCAAATGCAGGAGCTCCGAGTAACAAGACTTATACTGATGCTGAATTTTACGATTTATTAGTTAACTTGGGTAAAGAAAGGCTTGAAAACATCGTGGAAGGGATGTCAGTGACTTTGAGGACACGAAAAGGTATTGTTGATGCTATTGAGTCTTTAAAGGATCAAGCTAAGAAAGATGAACTTGATTTCTATCTTGTTGTTGTTGACAAACAGTATTTTAGTTTTTTAAAATCTTTGGGTAGTGAGAATACTGTTGATCTGGTATATGGTGGGCTAATAAGTCATACTGGTAGTATCTTATTTGAGAGTATTAAGACCAAATTCCCTGATGTTTTTCAAAATGGGGTACAGCAGAGAGTACCTTAA
- a CDS encoding BTA121 domain-containing protein surface lipoprotein, which produces MDIDNKLIIMIIIVAMLFLNSCRFFRGETLDGDVKSDHSGVDVVESPKASKTPIEILLNDFNFTNEYKEAVLYIKNSVIDSDIGHIRGYKTYTEPEFYDLLVRLGKDKLKNSVRIILLTLRERLNAFDAIDTIKKDRVKKAELTQDFDNIDNVYRTFLKSVFNIANVDVIFNNIKNHTGSQGFAKIKDDAWLVLRNEI; this is translated from the coding sequence ATGGATATTGATAATAAATTAATAATAATGATAATAATAGTGGCAATGTTATTTTTAAATAGTTGTAGGTTCTTTAGAGGTGAGACCTTGGATGGGGATGTGAAATCTGATCACTCTGGGGTTGATGTAGTAGAAAGCCCAAAGGCCTCAAAAACACCTATTGAAATTTTATTGAATGACTTTAATTTTACAAATGAATACAAGGAAGCCGTTTTATATATAAAGAATTCAGTAATTGATTCTGATATTGGACATATAAGAGGCTATAAGACTTATACTGAGCCTGAATTTTACGATTTATTAGTTCGATTGGGTAAAGATAAGCTTAAAAATAGCGTAAGGATAATTTTACTTACTCTTAGAGAACGATTAAATGCTTTTGATGCTATTGATACTATTAAAAAAGATCGAGTCAAGAAAGCTGAACTTACGCAAGATTTTGATAATATAGATAATGTATACCGCACATTTTTAAAATCTGTTTTTAACATAGCTAATGTTGATGTGATATTTAATAATATTAAAAATCATACTGGCTCGCAAGGGTTTGCTAAGATTAAAGATGATGCATGGCTTGTTTTGCGAAATGAAATATAG